Proteins found in one Amycolatopsis umgeniensis genomic segment:
- a CDS encoding autotransporter outer membrane beta-barrel domain-containing protein has translation MHKYVRRGLTAAVLSGGFVLLGTAVASADTGNSGPLGDTVNSVVAGISSAAAHGGDGGDSGKAGNATSGNSAVSGNSGDSGKSGSTGGNSAYGVCVLASCSTSVSSGGSGDTGSTGATGNASNTSTTTGGNSGKAGAGGSGTAATEGHNAADSRGAHGGRSSVLGKVTGTAKGGDGGDSGKAGNATSGNSAVSGNSGDSGKSGSTGGNSAYGLCVLARCETSVNSGDSGNTGDTGSTGDAHNESATDGGNSGQAGDGGDAIAAASGRNSATNNGGHRSSDSGVLGKVTGIAKGGNGGDSGDAGNATSENNAVSGNSGDSGNSGSTGGNTAATWTLGGRDSGHGGWKHQGDHSSTTVTSGDSGSTGATGATGDAKNDSVTTGGHSGPAGRGGDAAVLASGQNSAATHNGGHRSSDSGVLGKVTGIAKGGNGGDSGDAGNATSENNAVSGNSGDSGNSGSTGGNTAVQSVRGNEQGHHGDWKREGDRVNTTVTSGDSGSTGATGATGSADNSSITNGGNSGPAGHGGDAVVDALGWNSTGDHLSLV, from the coding sequence ATGCACAAGTACGTGCGACGCGGATTGACCGCCGCAGTGCTGTCCGGCGGGTTCGTCCTGCTGGGCACCGCGGTGGCGAGTGCGGACACCGGGAACTCCGGACCGCTGGGCGACACGGTGAACTCGGTGGTGGCCGGCATCTCGTCGGCGGCCGCGCACGGCGGTGACGGTGGTGACTCCGGCAAGGCCGGGAACGCCACCAGTGGCAACAGCGCCGTGAGCGGGAACTCCGGTGATTCGGGCAAGTCCGGTTCGACCGGTGGGAACAGCGCCTACGGCGTCTGCGTCCTGGCCAGCTGTTCGACGTCGGTCTCTTCGGGCGGCTCTGGCGACACCGGATCCACCGGTGCGACCGGCAACGCCTCCAACACCAGCACTACGACCGGGGGAAACTCCGGCAAGGCCGGTGCCGGAGGTAGCGGGACCGCTGCCACCGAGGGACACAACGCCGCGGACTCGCGGGGCGCCCACGGCGGAAGGTCCAGCGTGCTCGGCAAAGTGACGGGGACCGCGAAGGGCGGCGATGGTGGTGACTCCGGCAAGGCCGGGAACGCCACCAGTGGCAACAGCGCCGTGAGCGGGAACTCCGGTGATTCGGGCAAGTCCGGTTCGACCGGTGGGAACAGTGCTTACGGGCTCTGCGTGCTCGCCCGCTGCGAGACCAGTGTGAACTCGGGCGACTCCGGGAACACCGGCGACACCGGCTCCACCGGTGACGCGCACAACGAGAGCGCCACCGACGGCGGGAACTCCGGTCAGGCGGGCGACGGCGGCGACGCCATCGCGGCCGCGTCCGGCCGCAACTCCGCCACGAACAACGGTGGACACCGCAGCAGTGACAGCGGTGTGCTCGGCAAAGTGACTGGGATCGCGAAGGGCGGCAATGGTGGTGACTCCGGCGATGCCGGGAACGCCACCAGCGAGAACAACGCCGTCAGCGGCAACTCCGGCGACTCGGGGAACTCGGGCTCCACCGGCGGCAACACCGCGGCGACGTGGACGCTCGGCGGCCGGGACTCCGGTCACGGCGGCTGGAAGCATCAGGGTGACCACTCGAGCACCACGGTCACCTCTGGTGATTCGGGCAGCACTGGTGCCACCGGTGCGACCGGCGACGCGAAGAACGACAGCGTCACCACCGGCGGACACTCCGGCCCGGCAGGACGTGGCGGCGACGCCGCGGTTCTCGCCTCCGGCCAGAACTCCGCGGCGACCCACAACGGTGGACACCGCAGCAGTGACAGCGGTGTGCTCGGCAAAGTGACTGGGATCGCGAAGGGCGGTAACGGTGGTGACTCCGGCGATGCCGGGAACGCCACCAGCGAGAACAACGCCGTCAGCGGCAACTCCGGCGACTCGGGGAACTCGGGCTCCACCGGCGGCAACACCGCCGTCCAGTCCGTCCGAGGTAACGAGCAGGGTCACCACGGTGACTGGAAGCGTGAAGGCGACCGCGTGAACACGACGGTCACCTCGGGCGATTCGGGCAGCACCGGAGCCACCGGTGCGACCGGGAGCGCGGACAACTCCAGCATCACCAACGGTGGGAATTCCGGCCCGGCGGGCCACGGCGGCGACGCCGTGGTCGACGCCCTCGGCTGGAACAGCACCGGTGATCACCTCAGCCTCGTCTGA
- a CDS encoding DUF433 domain-containing protein codes for MRAARMGGWPTIKGTRIPYDTIAQLVEDGDVGVEDVRHYSPGVTPDAARDALDFEQAVRGAAA; via the coding sequence ATCCGCGCTGCCCGCATGGGTGGCTGGCCCACGATCAAGGGCACTCGCATCCCTTACGACACCATCGCCCAGCTCGTCGAAGACGGCGACGTAGGCGTCGAGGACGTACGCCACTACAGCCCTGGTGTCACTCCGGACGCCGCCCGGGATGCGCTTGACTTCGAGCAGGCCGTGCGAGGGGCCGCCGCGTGA
- a CDS encoding S1 family serine peptidase, whose protein sequence is MRHFLIAAIAVLLTLSMAPAASAEEDIQGGTPYDIKLVPWTLSLQTANGTPFCGAVLVDLDIALTAAHCMRNRIPATLRVSAGDSDRTKGDRVAVSSALSHPQNNAESRDFDVAVLRLERKLRPNPRIKVARIADTDRRTGTMLTVVGWGIKHHGGGTPKHLLGIQVPTVDRVDVCQPAYKTKLTERMLCAGTADGHLDTCKGDSGGPATDSHRLLVGLVSFGYRCLYPTKNGSYTVFANLAEPELRAWIRANANGK, encoded by the coding sequence ATGCGGCATTTCCTGATCGCGGCCATCGCCGTCCTGCTGACTTTGTCAATGGCTCCGGCCGCCTCCGCTGAAGAAGACATCCAGGGCGGCACTCCGTACGACATCAAACTGGTTCCCTGGACGTTGAGCCTTCAAACTGCGAACGGCACCCCCTTCTGTGGTGCCGTCCTGGTCGATCTCGACATCGCCCTGACCGCCGCTCATTGCATGCGGAACAGAATACCCGCCACCTTGCGTGTCAGCGCAGGCGATAGCGATCGCACCAAAGGAGACAGGGTAGCCGTGTCGTCCGCCCTCTCGCACCCCCAGAACAACGCAGAGAGCAGAGACTTCGACGTCGCCGTGCTGCGCCTGGAGCGTAAGCTGAGACCCAACCCGAGAATCAAGGTCGCACGAATAGCGGACACGGACCGACGAACGGGCACCATGCTGACCGTGGTGGGATGGGGTATCAAGCACCACGGCGGCGGAACGCCAAAACATCTGCTGGGAATACAGGTCCCGACGGTGGATCGGGTCGACGTCTGTCAGCCGGCGTACAAAACAAAGCTCACGGAAAGAATGTTGTGTGCTGGCACGGCCGATGGCCACTTGGACACCTGCAAAGGTGACTCGGGCGGACCGGCGACCGATTCCCACAGACTTCTGGTGGGTTTGGTGTCTTTCGGCTATCGCTGTTTGTACCCGACCAAGAACGGTTCCTATACCGTCTTCGCCAACCTGGCCGAGCCTGAACTTCGCGCTTGGATCCGGGCAAACGCCAACGGGAAGTAG